Proteins from a genomic interval of Pseudomonas sp. RC10:
- a CDS encoding ABC transporter substrate-binding protein, with product MAKAKRTSVFSTKSVATALAALLMMPLAEADVLRIGVASAGGGDPVTFSGSPLGIVRNQQLLEKAFEGTGTEIQWFFFKGAGPAVNEALSNQQLDFAYEGDLPQVVGRANGLDTKLLAAIGVRSNVYLAVPKGSDIKTIEDLKGKKVAVFRGTNGHLVSINLLADHGLTERDLKVINLDSGSSQAALASKGVDAAFGGRELFKLRDQGLVDIIFDNPNNDVRYTRQCALVVRGAYEKEHADNVQKVVNTLVDAAKWESDESNRDAVLNEWAKTNEPLASLKADFGHITLRDSASPLVDDFLKARYQAVADQAKEEKMIRRPVTIDGWFETKYLETALKAKGLQGYWTAYGADGKATANTATASSDKTVNNGG from the coding sequence ATGGCAAAGGCCAAGCGAACATCTGTATTCAGCACAAAAAGCGTAGCTACCGCACTGGCGGCGCTGCTGATGATGCCCTTGGCCGAGGCCGACGTTTTACGCATCGGCGTGGCCAGCGCGGGGGGCGGTGATCCCGTGACCTTCAGCGGCTCGCCGCTGGGCATCGTGCGCAACCAGCAACTGCTGGAAAAAGCCTTCGAAGGCACGGGCACCGAGATTCAATGGTTCTTCTTCAAAGGCGCGGGTCCGGCGGTCAACGAAGCGCTGTCGAACCAGCAACTCGACTTCGCCTACGAAGGCGACCTGCCGCAAGTGGTCGGTCGCGCCAACGGTCTGGACACCAAGCTGCTGGCCGCCATCGGCGTGCGCTCAAACGTGTATCTCGCGGTGCCGAAGGGCTCCGACATCAAGACGATTGAAGACCTCAAGGGCAAGAAAGTCGCGGTCTTCCGTGGCACCAACGGCCATCTGGTGTCGATCAATCTGCTGGCGGACCACGGCCTGACCGAACGCGATTTGAAAGTGATCAACCTCGACAGCGGCAGCAGTCAGGCCGCGCTGGCGTCAAAGGGCGTCGATGCCGCGTTCGGCGGCCGTGAGCTGTTCAAGCTGCGGGATCAGGGCTTGGTGGACATTATTTTCGATAACCCGAACAACGACGTGCGCTACACCCGGCAGTGCGCGCTGGTGGTTCGCGGCGCCTATGAAAAGGAACACGCGGACAACGTGCAAAAAGTCGTCAACACGCTGGTCGATGCGGCCAAGTGGGAGTCCGACGAAAGCAACCGCGACGCCGTGTTGAACGAGTGGGCCAAGACCAATGAGCCGCTGGCCTCGCTCAAAGCGGACTTCGGCCACATCACCCTGCGCGACAGCGCCTCGCCGCTGGTAGATGACTTCCTCAAGGCGCGTTATCAGGCCGTCGCCGATCAGGCCAAAGAAGAGAAGATGATTCGACGTCCGGTGACCATCGACGGCTGGTTCGAAACCAAGTACCTGGAAACAGCGTTGAAAGCCAAGGGGCTGCAAGGCTACTGGACCGCTTACGGCGCAGACGGCAAAGCCACGGCGAACACGGCCACGGCGTCATCGGATAAAACCGTCAACAACGGAGGCTGA
- a CDS encoding TauD/TfdA family dioxygenase, translating into MAIQIKPVAGKIGAELSGIKLSGDISAQDFEFINQALLKHKVLFFREQFLDDEQHESFSRRFGDQVPHPTVRSAEQSHAILNLDSRETRANSWHTDVTFVADYPKVSILRGVVIPPYGGDTVWANTAAAYADLPEPLKALADNLRALHTNVYDYVTPKDTGEAGVKRYREQFTAEIYETEHPLVRVHPETGERSLILGHFVKHIQGVSSNDSKQLIRLFHDRITQVDNTVRWRWSEGDVVIWDNRATQHIAINDYGQEQRIVRRTTVAGDIPVGVDGRSSQAIKPTPDTLSPRTEADKKHLAA; encoded by the coding sequence ATGGCGATTCAGATCAAACCCGTGGCGGGGAAAATTGGCGCCGAGTTGAGCGGCATCAAACTTTCCGGTGACATTTCCGCGCAAGACTTCGAGTTCATCAACCAGGCACTGCTGAAACATAAGGTGCTGTTCTTCCGCGAACAGTTCCTCGACGACGAGCAGCACGAAAGTTTCTCCCGTCGTTTCGGCGATCAAGTGCCACACCCGACCGTCCGCTCCGCCGAGCAGAGCCACGCGATTCTCAACCTTGATTCCCGCGAGACCCGCGCCAACTCCTGGCACACCGATGTCACGTTCGTCGCTGACTACCCAAAAGTCTCGATCCTGCGCGGCGTGGTCATTCCGCCGTACGGGGGCGATACCGTATGGGCCAACACCGCTGCCGCTTACGCCGATTTGCCTGAGCCGCTGAAAGCGCTGGCCGACAACCTGCGTGCCCTGCACACCAACGTCTACGACTATGTGACGCCAAAGGACACCGGCGAAGCGGGCGTGAAGCGTTACCGCGAACAGTTCACCGCCGAGATCTACGAGACCGAGCATCCGCTGGTGCGCGTGCATCCGGAAACCGGTGAGCGCAGCCTGATTCTCGGCCACTTCGTGAAACACATTCAGGGCGTCAGCAGCAACGATTCGAAACAGCTGATCCGCCTGTTCCACGACCGCATCACCCAGGTCGACAACACCGTGCGCTGGCGCTGGAGCGAGGGCGACGTGGTGATCTGGGACAACCGCGCCACGCAGCACATCGCGATCAACGACTACGGTCAGGAACAGCGCATCGTGCGCCGCACCACCGTGGCGGGTGACATTCCGGTGGGCGTCGATGGGCGCTCCAGCCAGGCGATCAAGCCGACGCCCGACACCCTCTCCCCTCGAACAGAAGCCGACAAAAAGCACCTGGCCGCCTGA
- a CDS encoding SMP-30/gluconolactonase/LRE family protein, with the protein MQAELILDARNATGECPVWSARENALYWVDIPAKKLHRYRLDDQRTDSWEAPQMLACIASYSDGTWLAGMEDGLFRIRPAEDGTLTSERLIDVEHPRPNMRFNDGRCDRQGRFWAGTMVMDMAAASSVGALYRYSRDQREPLTPRITDLIVPNGLGFSPDGKIMYLSDSHPNVQKIWAFDYDIDSGTPHDRRLFVDMNLYPGRPDGAAVDADGCYWICGNDEGVIHRFTPAGTLDRSLSVPVKKPSMCAFGGRDLDTLFVTSIRPGGDLSDQPLAGGVFALQPGVKGLEEPFFFGPE; encoded by the coding sequence ATGCAGGCTGAGCTGATCCTCGACGCGCGCAACGCCACCGGCGAGTGCCCGGTCTGGAGCGCCCGTGAAAACGCGCTTTATTGGGTGGACATTCCAGCGAAAAAACTCCATCGCTATCGGCTGGATGACCAGCGCACGGACAGCTGGGAAGCGCCGCAGATGCTCGCCTGCATCGCCAGTTACAGCGACGGCACCTGGCTCGCAGGTATGGAAGATGGCCTGTTTCGGATTCGCCCCGCAGAGGATGGAACGCTCACGTCCGAACGACTGATCGACGTCGAACACCCTCGCCCCAATATGCGTTTCAACGACGGGCGCTGTGACCGTCAAGGCCGTTTCTGGGCGGGCACGATGGTCATGGACATGGCCGCTGCGTCGTCGGTCGGCGCGCTGTATCGCTACAGCCGCGATCAGCGCGAACCGCTCACGCCTCGAATCACTGACCTGATTGTTCCCAACGGCCTGGGTTTCAGCCCCGACGGGAAGATCATGTACCTCTCGGATTCTCACCCTAACGTGCAGAAAATCTGGGCGTTCGATTACGACATCGACAGCGGCACGCCCCATGATCGGCGCCTGTTCGTGGACATGAACCTCTATCCCGGTCGCCCCGATGGCGCCGCTGTGGACGCCGACGGCTGCTATTGGATCTGCGGCAATGACGAAGGGGTCATCCACCGTTTTACCCCGGCGGGCACGCTGGATCGATCACTGTCTGTTCCCGTGAAAAAGCCGTCCATGTGTGCGTTTGGAGGCCGTGACCTGGACACGTTGTTCGTGACCTCGATCCGTCCCGGTGGCGACCTTTCCGATCAGCCACTGGCCGGTGGGGTGTTCGCGCTGCAACCCGGCGTCAAAGGGCTGGAAGAGCCGTTTTTTTTTGGCCCGGAATAG